In Pedobacter heparinus DSM 2366, the following are encoded in one genomic region:
- a CDS encoding BamA/TamA family outer membrane protein: MHFKKSLFAVLLSGPVLTAAYSVAKAQQLPAKDSITVAVAPEYNSVSTFHRFWLGESYRKIWATPVKLRIIDLQKEKGGLKIVKLGGGMQTRSLRLVDPTGKEWALRTVQKYPEQGMAENLRATIAKDIAQDQVSTNHPFAALVVPTLASALGIPHSKPEIVYVGDDPGLGEYRERFANAVYLIEERSPFEKETDNTEKVQRKIQQNNDTRAEQQLTLRARMLDFLLGDWDRHEDNWRWLAEKDKDKGETTYIPVPRDRDKVFYKTTGVFPWVLTHQWLKTHLQPYSDNIRDVDHWSFNERYFDRYFLNELTAQDWKKEAAYVQQKLSNEVVLEAFKQMPDTIFKLNGAELMRHFISRRDKLDSLTQHYYRFLSIHVDVPASEKKEIIKVKNLDNGDVELSINNINKEGKKGRLVYKRIFDQHITKEVRLFGIGGEDTFVVEGAGSSRIRVRLVGGPAGNSYQVAADVKNKPFIYDQPDTANHFPARSLAKFRLANDTLVNRFDKNSFLYDRTGVLFNGGYNIDQGIQVALGYVIEKQGFRKEPYARKHEFWVNYNSGRRSFILDYVSDFKKAIGNNDLTVHANLLGPNNLSNFFGLGNNTENIDHDFDTDNGGPDREDGISYYRNRYNYLNADLKLGRQLGKHLRADVGVLFSYYMSSAADNEERFFNDFNIANPEAEVFANKLYGGFSGGLVYDSRDNISVPKKGIFWKTSFLAQHRLDEGSGSYGAVTAEFRFYLNPGKSGLVIANRIGGGTTIGSPTFFQRMQLGGVNSLRGFNSKRFTGNSMFYNNLDLRLKLFNFTSYLVPGTVGMVGFTDVGRVWEKGEHSNRWHQGYGAGLYVMPGEVILLQGTVGLSKEASMLYLSVGFNF; this comes from the coding sequence ATGCATTTTAAAAAGAGTCTGTTTGCAGTATTGTTGTCTGGTCCGGTTTTAACTGCTGCATATTCTGTTGCAAAAGCACAGCAACTGCCAGCAAAAGACTCCATCACCGTTGCCGTTGCACCCGAGTACAATAGTGTCAGTACCTTTCACCGGTTCTGGCTGGGCGAAAGCTATCGTAAGATCTGGGCTACACCTGTAAAATTGAGGATCATCGACCTGCAGAAAGAAAAAGGGGGGCTCAAAATTGTAAAGCTTGGCGGGGGAATGCAGACCCGCTCTTTAAGGCTTGTCGACCCCACTGGTAAGGAATGGGCCCTGCGTACCGTTCAGAAATATCCTGAGCAGGGCATGGCCGAGAACCTTCGTGCCACCATCGCCAAAGACATTGCCCAGGACCAGGTCTCTACCAATCACCCTTTTGCTGCACTGGTGGTGCCCACACTGGCCTCTGCACTTGGCATCCCACATTCTAAACCGGAAATCGTATATGTAGGTGATGATCCCGGCCTGGGCGAATACCGGGAGCGTTTCGCCAATGCCGTTTATTTAATAGAAGAAAGAAGTCCTTTTGAAAAGGAAACAGACAATACCGAAAAAGTTCAGCGCAAGATCCAGCAGAACAATGATACCCGGGCCGAACAACAGCTTACGTTAAGGGCAAGGATGCTCGATTTTTTGCTGGGCGACTGGGACAGGCATGAAGACAACTGGCGCTGGCTGGCAGAAAAGGACAAAGATAAAGGGGAAACAACCTATATCCCTGTGCCCCGCGACAGAGACAAGGTCTTTTATAAAACTACCGGGGTATTTCCCTGGGTGCTTACCCATCAGTGGCTCAAGACCCATTTGCAGCCTTACAGCGATAACATCAGGGATGTAGACCACTGGAGCTTTAATGAACGGTATTTTGACCGCTATTTTTTAAACGAACTTACGGCGCAGGACTGGAAAAAAGAAGCAGCCTACGTGCAGCAGAAGCTGAGCAATGAAGTGGTGCTGGAAGCCTTTAAACAAATGCCCGATACCATTTTTAAACTGAACGGTGCCGAACTGATGCGCCATTTTATTTCCCGAAGGGATAAACTGGATTCGCTTACCCAGCATTATTACCGCTTCCTGTCTATCCATGTAGATGTACCCGCCTCTGAAAAAAAGGAGATCATTAAAGTTAAAAACCTGGACAACGGAGATGTAGAGCTGAGCATCAACAACATCAATAAAGAAGGAAAAAAAGGCCGTCTGGTATACAAAAGGATTTTTGATCAGCACATCACCAAAGAAGTCAGGCTTTTTGGTATCGGCGGTGAAGATACTTTTGTCGTAGAAGGTGCAGGCAGTTCCCGCATCCGTGTCCGCCTGGTAGGCGGGCCAGCCGGCAATTCCTATCAGGTAGCTGCAGATGTGAAAAATAAGCCCTTTATCTACGATCAGCCAGATACAGCCAATCATTTTCCTGCAAGGTCACTGGCTAAATTCAGGTTGGCAAATGACACGCTGGTAAACCGTTTTGACAAGAACAGCTTCTTGTACGACCGTACCGGGGTGCTTTTTAACGGTGGATACAACATCGACCAGGGCATACAGGTCGCGCTGGGCTATGTGATCGAAAAGCAAGGTTTCAGAAAGGAACCCTATGCCCGTAAACACGAATTCTGGGTGAACTATAACAGTGGCCGGCGCTCTTTTATACTCGATTATGTCTCAGATTTTAAAAAGGCCATAGGCAACAACGACCTTACGGTACATGCCAACCTGCTTGGACCCAATAACCTGAGCAACTTTTTCGGACTGGGCAACAATACAGAGAACATAGACCATGATTTTGATACCGATAATGGCGGGCCCGACCGTGAAGACGGGATTTCCTATTACCGCAACAGGTACAATTACCTCAATGCCGATCTGAAGCTGGGCAGGCAATTGGGCAAACACCTGAGGGCCGATGTGGGGGTATTGTTTTCCTATTACATGAGTAGTGCTGCCGATAATGAGGAAAGGTTTTTTAACGATTTTAATATAGCCAATCCCGAAGCGGAAGTATTTGCCAATAAATTATATGGTGGTTTTTCAGGGGGACTGGTGTACGACAGCCGCGACAACATTTCGGTGCCCAAAAAGGGGATTTTCTGGAAAACCAGTTTTCTTGCGCAGCACCGGCTGGATGAAGGGAGCGGCAGTTATGGGGCTGTTACCGCTGAGTTCCGTTTTTACCTTAACCCGGGCAAATCCGGACTGGTTATTGCCAACAGGATCGGCGGGGGCACAACCATAGGCAGCCCAACCTTTTTTCAGCGCATGCAGCTGGGTGGGGTAAACAGCCTGAGGGGCTTCAACAGCAAACGTTTTACAGGTAATTCCATGTTTTACAACAATCTGGACCTGAGGCTTAAGCTCTTCAATTTTACTTCTTACCTGGTTCCGGGTACCGTAGGTATGGTCGGTTTTACCGATGTGGGCAGGGTATGGGAAAAAGGGGAACATTCTAACCGCTGGCATCAGGGCTATGGTGCTGGCCTGTATGTAATGCCGGGCGAAGTGATCCTCTTGCAGGGCACTGTCGGGCTTTCCAAAGAAGCCAGTATGCTCTACCTGTCGGTAGGTTTTAACTTCTGA
- a CDS encoding GAF domain-containing protein, with translation MQAITLDLNKSISESGQHIVGADIKLSLRPFIEYVEKRAEEEKTVKVNFYKYILGQFNAYPELKDPIPAENAQRYSELFELIYTALSPIITDEKEQYWALGTPISPRFHYGTNAFYSVFMDEGNCNLKADLKLPSKKEMEKNLLSAFYNIIMERFYNFSLTGNQFTIHSVIDPETHLLRYYRLNVDTRFLDVKTKTKLPEYNLKDVKDDIKDERNTLKILTRLIPPELFTIEGISIVTLTDVTGEYALETVKNLVIQHNESQQGLHTREIATALKTLVGTDQVDFGMIPYIKLNNKLQINELSGFNSILMQLAREQGQGDSEYNQLIDDYISQPRTLIFPEITEEEYLSYPMLKLLGTVGIKSYALFPLYYNAKLVGCLELYTKDPSLFNGHTLSKIEGSFPLLAQLFQGVIVDFNNDLQDVIMDKFTALQPSVQWRFHEAAYNYIQSGARDRNFPIEPVFFKNVYPFYAAIDIRNSSIQRNAAIRRDLYAHFEILESTLSAIREKASACTENEIPKGASVWSYKHLDELSDREIFKTEDYLQRQIPNALQHLKETYPEVEDVVNSYFTLTGDKGKIFENRERYEKSMQMINVAVTRHLDEFNAELQSIYPCYFEKFRTDGVEFDLYLGQSIAPGLSFPQGILHDFRLRQLRVLAEIARTTNNLGPYFSTPLETTQLIFVYEKLIDISFRIDEQRFDVEGSYNIRYQMVKKRIDKALIKGTSERLTQPGKIAIVYFNGAEAKEYIGYIKKLQAKRMLNDDLEHLELEELQGVEGLKALRIGVKY, from the coding sequence ATGCAAGCAATAACGCTAGATCTGAACAAGAGCATCAGTGAATCGGGACAACATATTGTTGGTGCGGATATTAAGCTCTCTTTACGCCCCTTTATTGAATATGTTGAAAAAAGGGCGGAAGAAGAAAAAACTGTAAAAGTAAACTTCTACAAATACATACTCGGGCAGTTTAATGCTTATCCTGAACTTAAAGATCCTATACCTGCCGAAAATGCACAGCGCTATTCCGAACTTTTTGAACTCATCTATACCGCTTTATCCCCAATTATAACAGACGAAAAAGAACAGTACTGGGCGCTGGGAACCCCCATTTCGCCCCGCTTTCATTATGGTACAAATGCCTTTTACAGTGTTTTTATGGATGAAGGGAACTGTAACCTCAAAGCCGATCTTAAGCTTCCTTCTAAGAAGGAAATGGAGAAAAACCTGCTTTCTGCGTTTTATAATATCATCATGGAGCGCTTTTATAATTTTTCATTAACAGGCAACCAGTTCACCATTCATTCTGTTATCGATCCGGAAACCCATTTGCTCAGGTATTACCGTTTAAATGTTGATACCCGTTTTTTGGATGTTAAAACCAAAACCAAACTACCTGAATACAATTTAAAGGACGTTAAAGACGATATAAAGGATGAAAGGAATACCTTAAAAATCCTGACCAGGCTGATCCCGCCGGAATTGTTTACCATCGAGGGCATCTCCATTGTTACCTTAACAGACGTAACCGGAGAGTATGCACTCGAAACGGTGAAGAACCTGGTCATCCAGCACAATGAATCCCAGCAGGGCCTGCACACCAGGGAAATTGCAACAGCCTTAAAAACCCTGGTAGGTACCGATCAGGTTGATTTTGGCATGATCCCTTACATCAAACTGAACAATAAGCTGCAGATCAATGAGCTTTCAGGCTTCAACAGCATACTGATGCAGCTGGCCAGGGAACAAGGGCAGGGCGATAGTGAATACAACCAGCTGATCGACGACTACATCAGTCAGCCCCGAACGCTGATCTTTCCGGAAATAACGGAGGAGGAATACCTGAGTTATCCCATGTTAAAGCTCCTGGGAACAGTGGGGATTAAATCTTATGCCCTGTTCCCGCTGTATTATAATGCCAAGCTGGTGGGCTGTCTGGAACTTTACACTAAAGACCCCAGTCTGTTCAACGGCCATACACTCAGTAAAATTGAAGGTTCCTTTCCCTTGCTGGCGCAATTGTTCCAGGGGGTGATTGTCGACTTCAACAACGACTTACAGGATGTGATCATGGATAAGTTTACAGCCTTGCAGCCTTCTGTACAGTGGCGTTTCCACGAAGCAGCCTATAACTACATCCAGTCGGGCGCAAGGGACCGGAATTTCCCCATCGAACCGGTCTTTTTTAAAAATGTATATCCTTTTTATGCGGCTATAGACATCAGGAATTCCAGTATACAGCGTAATGCGGCCATCCGCAGGGACCTCTATGCACATTTCGAGATCCTTGAGAGCACACTCAGCGCCATCAGGGAAAAAGCAAGTGCCTGTACCGAAAACGAAATCCCTAAAGGGGCTTCAGTATGGAGCTACAAGCACCTTGATGAACTGTCTGACCGCGAAATATTTAAAACGGAAGACTATCTGCAACGCCAGATCCCTAATGCTTTACAACATTTAAAGGAAACTTATCCTGAAGTGGAAGATGTGGTGAACAGCTATTTTACACTTACGGGCGATAAAGGTAAGATCTTTGAGAACAGGGAACGCTATGAAAAGAGCATGCAAATGATCAATGTGGCGGTAACCCGGCACCTGGACGAGTTTAATGCCGAACTGCAGAGCATATATCCCTGTTATTTCGAGAAATTCCGTACGGATGGGGTAGAGTTCGATCTTTACCTGGGGCAGTCTATCGCACCAGGCCTCAGTTTCCCACAGGGTATTTTACATGATTTCAGGCTGCGGCAACTGCGTGTGCTGGCCGAAATTGCCCGTACAACCAACAACCTGGGCCCTTACTTTTCTACCCCGCTGGAAACCACACAGCTGATCTTTGTCTACGAAAAGCTGATCGATATCAGTTTCCGGATAGATGAGCAGCGTTTCGATGTAGAGGGTAGCTACAATATCCGCTACCAGATGGTAAAAAAGCGCATTGATAAGGCCCTGATCAAAGGTACTTCAGAAAGGCTTACCCAGCCCGGAAAAATAGCCATTGTATATTTTAACGGTGCCGAAGCCAAAGAATACATCGGTTACATTAAAAAATTACAGGCCAAACGTATGCTGAACGATGATCTGGAACACCTTGAACTGGAAGAATTACAAGGGGTGGAAGGATTAAAAGCCCTCAGGATAGGGGTGAAATATTAA
- a CDS encoding SdiA-regulated domain-containing protein has translation MKNIYRNFLYVTLLLSIFGACACKNPANKYSSPKGYDFSKPDKFNMPSSLLEISGIAFHNGNSDTVYSIQDEDGKLFRQKWDVKKQQNMKFGPKGDYEDLAIFQEMVFVLKSNGSLYSFPFSETVKEESDQVKERKHLVPKAEYESLYADPESNKIYILCKNCPVDKKTNALSGYVFDYKKEADSLTGPVPFKINLNHIKALDNKLKASLRPSALTRNPATKEWFILSSVNKLLLVADSNWKITAAHRLNSSIFNQPEGIAFDKDLNLYISNEGDELNDGNIIKFRYLPTVKK, from the coding sequence ATGAAAAATATTTACAGGAACTTTTTATATGTTACCCTTCTGCTCTCCATTTTTGGGGCTTGTGCATGTAAAAACCCGGCCAACAAGTACAGCAGCCCCAAAGGCTACGATTTCAGCAAACCCGATAAATTTAACATGCCCTCCAGTCTGCTCGAAATTTCCGGCATCGCCTTTCACAATGGCAACAGCGATACCGTTTACAGCATCCAGGATGAGGATGGTAAGTTGTTCAGACAAAAATGGGATGTGAAAAAGCAACAGAATATGAAGTTTGGGCCTAAGGGCGATTATGAAGACCTGGCCATTTTTCAGGAAATGGTATTTGTACTCAAAAGCAACGGTTCCCTGTATTCCTTTCCTTTTTCAGAAACGGTAAAAGAGGAATCCGACCAGGTAAAAGAAAGAAAGCATCTGGTGCCAAAAGCTGAATATGAAAGCCTCTATGCTGATCCGGAAAGCAATAAAATCTATATTTTGTGTAAAAACTGCCCGGTAGACAAAAAGACCAACGCGCTTAGCGGCTATGTATTCGATTATAAAAAGGAGGCCGATAGTTTAACCGGACCGGTACCTTTTAAGATCAACCTTAACCACATCAAAGCGCTGGATAATAAGCTAAAAGCAAGTTTACGTCCTTCTGCACTAACCAGAAATCCTGCAACAAAAGAATGGTTTATCCTGTCCTCGGTCAATAAACTGCTCCTGGTAGCTGATTCAAACTGGAAAATTACAGCCGCACACCGCTTAAATTCCTCTATTTTTAACCAGCCCGAAGGCATTGCCTTTGATAAGGACCTGAACCTTTACATATCTAATGAAGGAGATGAACTTAACGATGGCAACATTATAAAATTCAGGTATTTACCGACTGTGAAGAAATAA
- the ppk1 gene encoding polyphosphate kinase 1 encodes MEKAVFYNRDLSWLSFNRRVLMEAAKASVPLLERIKFLSIYSSNLDEFYRVRIPVLMALSEHGSIAGETDHFTLAKAEINEQQQQFGAIIREQILPELERNSIYWIYNQPIPESISAKVAHVFFTEVLAYIYPVCIDNDLTDFFAENNKLYQLVVLEDKTGKERLELISIPSETLPRLYAIKTAEARYIVFLEDILKHNIAYLFPDDVIKGVFNLKITRDAELKIESGNKEDLTEALERQLETRDFGFATRFLCEPGIPLRNLYRVIYALKLHKAEVVEGGTYHNLKDLSSFPLMGAEFSYPKWPASDSLILAENETLFNLILKKDILINVPYQSYDPVLRFFNEAANDIYTKEIYTTLYRVASNSRIVSALMTAARNGKKVVALVELKARFDEANNIKWAKQMKAAGVKIIYSSIDLKVHAKVALVKRQVTAETQYLGLLATGNLNENTARFYTDQILLTAHQPMLKELEALFGFLSKSKKAPSPEDMISFEHLLVAQFNLQQRFLDLIEREILNAKNGLKSGIIIKLNNLEERTLITKLYEASAAGVPVKLIVRGICCLIPGIAGLSDNISVTRIVDRYLEHGRIFLFENNGNQEVYMGSADWMNRNIYSRIEVCFPVYQPGLKQTLVKIINLQLNDNVQESVYLFLQSNKTNPTHL; translated from the coding sequence ATGGAAAAGGCCGTTTTTTATAACCGGGATCTGAGCTGGCTCAGCTTTAACAGACGGGTGCTGATGGAGGCTGCAAAAGCCAGTGTGCCCTTACTGGAACGTATTAAATTCCTTTCTATTTATTCTTCCAACCTGGATGAGTTTTACAGGGTAAGGATCCCTGTTTTAATGGCCTTAAGTGAACATGGATCAATAGCCGGTGAAACAGATCATTTTACATTGGCCAAAGCCGAGATCAATGAACAGCAACAGCAGTTTGGGGCCATCATCAGGGAGCAGATCCTTCCCGAACTGGAAAGAAACAGCATTTACTGGATTTACAACCAGCCCATCCCCGAAAGCATCTCGGCCAAAGTTGCCCATGTCTTTTTTACGGAAGTACTGGCATATATTTACCCTGTTTGTATTGATAACGACCTTACAGATTTTTTTGCAGAGAACAATAAACTCTACCAGCTGGTTGTTCTGGAAGACAAAACTGGCAAAGAACGCCTGGAACTGATCAGCATCCCCTCAGAAACACTGCCCCGCTTATATGCCATTAAAACAGCTGAAGCCAGGTACATTGTTTTTCTGGAGGATATCCTTAAACACAATATTGCCTATCTGTTTCCGGATGATGTGATTAAAGGTGTTTTTAACCTGAAGATCACCCGCGACGCGGAACTGAAAATTGAGAGCGGAAATAAGGAAGACCTTACTGAAGCCCTGGAACGTCAGCTGGAAACCCGCGATTTTGGCTTTGCCACCCGTTTTTTATGTGAACCGGGAATTCCGCTCCGAAACCTGTACAGGGTCATTTATGCCCTAAAACTGCATAAGGCCGAAGTGGTAGAAGGCGGAACTTACCATAACCTGAAAGACCTCAGCAGTTTTCCCCTTATGGGAGCGGAGTTCAGCTATCCCAAATGGCCCGCTTCAGATTCCCTTATACTGGCCGAAAATGAGACCCTTTTCAACCTCATCTTAAAAAAAGACATCCTGATCAATGTTCCTTACCAAAGCTACGACCCCGTACTCCGCTTTTTTAATGAGGCCGCAAACGATATTTATACCAAAGAAATTTATACCACCCTTTACCGCGTGGCCAGCAATTCCAGAATTGTAAGTGCCCTGATGACCGCTGCCCGGAACGGGAAAAAAGTAGTGGCCCTGGTTGAACTGAAGGCCCGGTTTGATGAAGCAAATAACATCAAATGGGCCAAACAGATGAAAGCCGCAGGGGTTAAAATCATTTACAGCAGTATAGACCTTAAGGTACATGCTAAGGTAGCCCTTGTAAAAAGGCAGGTTACAGCAGAAACACAATACCTGGGCCTTTTAGCTACCGGAAACCTGAATGAAAATACCGCCAGGTTTTATACGGACCAGATCCTGCTTACCGCGCATCAGCCTATGCTGAAAGAACTGGAAGCCCTTTTCGGCTTTTTAAGCAAAAGTAAAAAAGCCCCCTCTCCAGAGGATATGATCAGTTTTGAACACCTGCTGGTGGCCCAGTTTAACCTACAGCAAAGGTTTCTGGACCTGATCGAAAGGGAGATCCTGAATGCTAAAAATGGCCTGAAGTCGGGCATCATCATAAAATTAAACAACCTGGAAGAGCGTACGCTGATCACAAAATTATATGAGGCTTCAGCGGCCGGTGTACCTGTAAAATTGATCGTAAGAGGTATCTGCTGCCTCATCCCGGGTATAGCGGGCCTGAGTGATAACATCAGCGTAACGCGGATTGTAGACCGCTACCTGGAGCATGGCCGCATCTTTCTGTTCGAAAACAATGGCAACCAGGAGGTCTACATGGGCTCGGCCGACTGGATGAACAGGAATATTTACAGCAGGATAGAGGTTTGTTTTCCCGTTTACCAGCCCGGGCTGAAACAAACACTGGTCAAAATCATTAACTTACAGCTAAATGATAATGTTCAGGAGTCAGTTTATTTATTTTTACAATCGAATAAGACTAACCCAACCCACTTATGA
- a CDS encoding Pycsar system effector family protein: MNRCRLSMPGSGSDKNIKEMQYREILDQLRTHVASLFHAHNDARFIYHNLHHTEQVVENTVKIASHYQLSDQDFFIVTAASWFHDLGYLFDCRQHEARGEIMAAEFLTGKGVNPEIIAQVSGCILATRMPQNPVGLLQQIVCDADLFHLGSDSFKERNKLMRREASAFCNKEIDKTEWRVKTIALFKAHHYHTDFCRQLLDAKKAQNLAEMEHKLTHPAPLETTAIVKKEKKKKSDRPERGVETMFRISSTNHQRLSDMADNKAHIMISTNSIILSVILSLLLRKLEDNPHLIIPTLLLLIVCVVTMVFSILATRPSIPEGIFTPEDIREKRVNLLFFGNFYRMSLPDYQEGMLKMMEDRDFLYGSLIKDVYAQGVVLGRKYRLLRIAYSVFMFGIVAAVLAFIVASGWVTM, translated from the coding sequence ATGAACCGATGCCGGCTTTCAATGCCTGGTTCAGGTTCTGATAAAAACATAAAAGAGATGCAGTACCGGGAAATATTAGATCAGCTTCGTACCCATGTTGCAAGCCTGTTCCATGCGCACAATGATGCGCGTTTTATTTATCATAACCTGCACCATACCGAGCAGGTAGTAGAAAATACGGTTAAAATTGCCAGCCATTACCAGTTGTCAGATCAGGATTTCTTTATAGTAACGGCCGCCAGCTGGTTTCACGATCTGGGCTATTTGTTCGATTGCCGTCAGCATGAGGCCCGCGGAGAAATCATGGCAGCCGAATTTTTAACCGGTAAAGGGGTAAATCCTGAGATCATTGCTCAGGTCAGCGGCTGTATCCTGGCCACAAGGATGCCCCAAAATCCGGTCGGACTGCTGCAACAGATCGTTTGTGATGCCGACCTCTTTCATCTGGGCAGCGACAGCTTTAAAGAACGGAATAAGCTGATGCGCAGGGAAGCCAGTGCATTTTGCAATAAAGAAATTGATAAAACGGAGTGGAGGGTTAAAACCATAGCCCTGTTCAAAGCACATCATTACCATACAGATTTTTGCCGTCAGCTGCTCGACGCCAAAAAAGCACAAAACCTTGCCGAAATGGAACATAAGCTCACTCATCCAGCCCCATTGGAAACTACAGCAATTGTAAAAAAAGAAAAAAAGAAAAAGAGCGACAGGCCGGAGCGGGGTGTCGAAACCATGTTCAGGATCTCCTCCACCAATCACCAGCGTTTAAGTGATATGGCCGACAACAAGGCGCACATCATGATCTCGACCAATTCCATTATTCTTTCTGTCATCCTCAGCCTGTTGCTGCGCAAACTGGAAGACAATCCACACCTCATTATTCCTACACTGCTGCTGCTTATCGTATGCGTGGTTACCATGGTGTTCTCCATCCTGGCTACCAGGCCATCTATTCCGGAAGGGATATTTACACCTGAGGACATCAGGGAGAAAAGGGTAAACCTGCTTTTCTTTGGTAATTTCTACCGCATGAGCCTGCCCGATTATCAGGAAGGGATGCTTAAAATGATGGAAGACCGCGATTTTCTTTATGGCAGTTTAATCAAGGATGTATATGCACAGGGCGTAGTATTGGGGCGTAAATACCGCTTGCTAAGAATTGCCTATAGTGTTTTCATGTTTGGTATTGTAGCCGCTGTACTGGCATTTATTGTGGCTTCTGGCTGGGTAACTATGTAA